A window of the Fulvia fulva chromosome 11, complete sequence genome harbors these coding sequences:
- a CDS encoding Decarboxylase tropJ, giving the protein QRHTEPREGHSQTAPSSHCHKVVDAFGHISVRNPQNPKTFFVSKSLAPALVSSREDLEEYRVEDASPVNEDAPKGYAERFIHSEIYKKYKGVNAVVHAHSGSVLPFSICSVPLRPVFHMGGVMGATVPVHDIQNHYKSIDPLHSLLVNTQHLGEGLANGFNPSTRTSKATSLIKNYITSIRPPPVDFPAHPTVLMRGHGFTCVAASIEEAVYRAIFTCTNARVQTTALLMQGGYNQGLIAERFGRGEEGGQAKQEGIRFLSEREARDAWTANERHAERPWGLWCEEVRGCGLYRNE; this is encoded by the exons CAACGTCATACCGAACCCCGCGAGGGGCACTCCCAAACAGCACCGAGCTCCCACTGCCACAAAGTCGTCGATGCGTTCGGGCACATTTCAGTCCGAAATCCTCAGAATCCGAAGACGTTCTTCGTATCGAAGTCGTTAGCGCCGGCTCTTGTGTCAAGTCGCGAGGATTTGGAGGAGTATCGTGTTGAAGATGCTAGTCCTGTTAATGAGGATGCACCGAAGGGGTATGCGGAGAGGTTTATCCACTCGGAGATTTATAAGAAGTATAAAGGTGTGAATGCGGTGGTACATGCGCATAGTGGAAGTGTGTTGCCATTCAGTATCTGTTCTGTACCGTTGAGGCCGGTGTTTCATATGGGTGGTGTTATGG GCGCCACCGTCCCAGTACACGATATCCAAAATCACTACAAATCAATCGACCCCCTCCACTCCCTCCTCGTCAACACCCAACACCTCGGCGAAGGCCTCGCCAACGGCTTCAACCCCTCCACCCGAACCTCCAAAGCCACCTCCTTAATCAAAAACTATATAACCTCCATCCGACCCCCTCCCGTCGACTTCCCCGCCCACCC AACAGTCCTCATGCGCGGCCACGGCTTCACCTGCGTCGCGGCATCAATCGAAGAAGCCGTCTACCGCGCCATCTTCACCTGCACAAACGCACGCGTGCAGACAACGGCGTTGTTGATGCAGGGGGGTTATAATCAGGGGTTGATTGCGGAGCGGTTCGGGAGGGGGGAGGAGGGGGGCCAGGCGAAGCAGGAGGGGATCAGGTTTTTGAGTGAGAGGGAGGCGAGGGATGCGTGGACGGCGAATGAGAGGCATGCGGAGAGGCCGTGGGGGTTGTGGTGTGAGGAGGTTAGAGGGTGTGGGTTGTATCGGAATGAG